A stretch of Flexivirga aerilata DNA encodes these proteins:
- a CDS encoding DUF4186 domain-containing protein, protein MSITCIDPATIDARLAAIGRQPFRARFHLRPPEREFVAQRGMAVVRAHARDLIARRLAPAWPVKDGKQTPWGGHPVFRAQHATGTCCRSCLQRTHGIRKGHDLTPAEFDYVITVVCRWVALECGADQSAHCEA, encoded by the coding sequence ATGTCCATCACGTGCATCGACCCGGCGACGATCGACGCGCGGCTGGCGGCGATCGGCCGCCAGCCGTTCCGCGCGCGCTTCCACCTGCGCCCGCCGGAGCGGGAGTTCGTGGCGCAGCGCGGTATGGCGGTGGTGCGCGCACACGCGCGCGACCTGATCGCGCGGCGACTCGCGCCTGCCTGGCCGGTGAAGGACGGCAAGCAGACCCCGTGGGGCGGCCATCCGGTGTTTCGGGCCCAGCACGCGACCGGCACGTGTTGTCGCAGTTGCCTGCAGCGCACGCACGGCATTCGCAAGGGTCACGATCTGACGCCCGCGGAGTTCGACTATGTGATCACGGTCGTATGTCGCTGGGTCGCGCTCGAGTGTGGTGCCGACCAGTCGGCACACTGCGAAGCATGA
- a CDS encoding MBL fold metallo-hydrolase: MTYSVGPVEVERVVELESWRFAPADMFPAVTPELYAGDSLDFTIATYVVRTPDLTMLVDAGNGNDKHRPVLTAHDGFHTDYLDRLATVVEPEDVDVVVCTHLHPDHCGGLTRLVDASWVPVFPRARHLVPREELAWLQSLVATADVDGPVADLARTYEDSVRPVLDAGLIDEVDLPVDLGHGVTVRAAPGHTAGHVVVELSHGDEFAVVCGDLLHHPFQMADLALAHSGDFDPDRAHQTRRQLVEKLADSGGLLLPCHFGPGHVTRTTAGFAWQPLRRGR, translated from the coding sequence ATGACGTACAGCGTCGGGCCGGTTGAGGTCGAGCGCGTCGTCGAGCTCGAGTCGTGGCGATTCGCGCCGGCTGACATGTTCCCGGCCGTCACGCCCGAGCTCTACGCAGGCGACTCGCTGGATTTCACGATCGCCACCTATGTAGTGCGCACGCCCGACCTGACGATGCTGGTCGATGCCGGGAACGGCAATGACAAGCACCGGCCGGTCCTGACTGCGCACGATGGGTTCCACACCGACTATCTCGACCGGCTGGCGACGGTCGTCGAGCCGGAAGACGTCGATGTCGTGGTGTGCACACACCTGCATCCCGATCACTGCGGTGGCCTGACGCGTCTCGTCGATGCTTCCTGGGTGCCGGTCTTTCCCCGCGCCCGGCACCTGGTGCCCCGGGAAGAACTCGCCTGGCTGCAAAGTCTGGTGGCCACGGCGGATGTCGACGGGCCGGTGGCGGACCTGGCCCGCACCTACGAGGACAGCGTGCGTCCCGTGCTCGACGCTGGATTGATCGATGAGGTCGACCTGCCCGTCGATCTGGGGCACGGAGTGACCGTGCGTGCCGCCCCGGGTCACACCGCCGGGCATGTGGTCGTCGAACTGAGCCACGGCGATGAGTTCGCCGTCGTCTGTGGCGACCTGCTGCACCATCCGTTTCAGATGGCTGATCTCGCGTTGGCGCACTCCGGTGATTTCGACCCGGACCGGGCGCACCAGACGCGAAGGCAGCTGGTGGAGAAACTCGCCGACAGCGGAGGTCTGTTGTTGCCCTGCCACTTCGGTCCCGGCCACGTGACTCGCACGACCGCCGGTTTCGCTTGGCAACCCCTCCGCCGCGGACGATAG
- a CDS encoding HNH endonuclease signature motif containing protein — MSLDSAVPLPERPEVPDGVSRVPVEPGRGPEVLAQLQAVAALLDEVPEVVHQLGDRQLESLTQVVLRLHGRSAQVAAVVTADAVDRGTVAGSTAANTTQWVARHAAAAGVPVEPAEAKSIAVVAEACREPKNAVIAAAVAQGSCTVSTARAALTNADKVAPVVPSADRGEVLSWFLQLDPSLGVKGVQALTRKILATYASEALSAQDAKLEAVETLTWGTTATGMTRLVAELAPANAAVLKAAITAGSAPRPTTTGGGDPGRGTEVVRDDRTPGKRRADALIELVTAGAKVAAGEVAPVGSAATVLLTVDLKSLTDGIGGAITPTGDMLDAGAARRAACDADLIPAVLGGPSQPLDVSRRERLVTKGLRAAVLIRDGGRTFPGCDRPPGFCEVHHVTPWWAGGTTSLTNSAMLCCRHHQEVHRHGFMAQVRPDGVTWDLTEGRMPGHAHAAA; from the coding sequence ATGTCTCTTGATTCTGCTGTGCCGCTGCCGGAGCGTCCGGAGGTGCCGGACGGGGTATCGCGGGTGCCGGTTGAGCCGGGTCGTGGGCCGGAGGTTTTGGCGCAGTTGCAGGCGGTCGCGGCGTTGCTGGACGAGGTGCCGGAGGTGGTGCACCAACTCGGCGACAGACAGCTGGAGTCGCTGACCCAGGTGGTGTTGCGGCTGCACGGGCGGTCGGCTCAAGTTGCTGCGGTGGTCACCGCGGATGCGGTGGACCGGGGCACGGTCGCGGGCTCGACGGCGGCGAACACCACCCAATGGGTGGCCCGGCACGCTGCAGCGGCCGGGGTGCCGGTCGAACCAGCGGAGGCGAAATCGATCGCGGTGGTCGCCGAGGCGTGCCGGGAACCGAAGAACGCGGTGATCGCGGCAGCAGTCGCGCAGGGCAGCTGCACGGTGTCGACGGCGCGGGCCGCGTTGACCAACGCGGACAAGGTCGCGCCCGTGGTGCCGTCCGCGGACCGGGGTGAAGTGTTGTCGTGGTTCCTGCAACTCGATCCGTCGCTCGGGGTCAAGGGTGTGCAGGCGTTGACCCGGAAGATCCTGGCGACCTACGCATCGGAGGCGTTGTCGGCGCAGGACGCGAAACTCGAAGCCGTCGAAACCCTGACCTGGGGTACGACCGCTACCGGGATGACCCGACTCGTGGCCGAGTTGGCGCCGGCGAATGCTGCGGTGCTGAAGGCCGCGATCACCGCCGGTTCCGCACCCCGACCCACCACCACCGGTGGCGGGGATCCCGGTCGCGGTACTGAGGTCGTGCGGGATGACCGCACCCCGGGCAAACGCCGGGCGGATGCGTTGATCGAGTTGGTGACCGCGGGCGCGAAAGTCGCTGCCGGTGAAGTGGCACCGGTCGGGTCCGCGGCCACGGTCCTGCTGACGGTGGACCTCAAGTCGTTGACCGACGGGATCGGTGGGGCAATCACCCCGACCGGTGACATGCTCGATGCGGGAGCGGCCCGGAGGGCCGCGTGTGATGCGGACCTGATCCCCGCAGTGCTCGGCGGGCCGAGTCAACCGTTGGATGTGAGCCGGCGAGAACGCCTGGTCACCAAGGGGTTACGCGCGGCCGTGCTCATACGTGATGGCGGGCGCACCTTCCCCGGCTGTGACCGACCACCGGGTTTCTGCGAGGTTCACCACGTGACCCCCTGGTGGGCCGGCGGCACCACCAGCCTGACCAACTCCGCCATGCTCTGCTGCCGACATCACCAGGAAGTCCACCGCCACGGGTTCATGGCACAAGTCCGCCCCGACGGCGTCACCTGGGACCTCACCGAAGGCCGCATGCCCGGCCACGCACACGCCGCCGCGTAA
- a CDS encoding VOC family protein, whose amino-acid sequence MSAATPSKAALPKQLRLIIETDDFDEALRFYRDVLGMPEQAAYATEGDDRVAILRAGVATIELATHQHAQAIDEVEGMPPGTTPTLRIALEVDDTPATVETVRQAGTEVLAPPVETPFRSVNARVQGPAGWQVTFFQELETLEQRSQQPGFTTDDTRER is encoded by the coding sequence ATGAGTGCTGCGACCCCGTCGAAAGCCGCCCTGCCGAAACAGCTTCGGCTGATCATCGAGACCGACGACTTCGACGAGGCGCTGCGGTTCTACCGCGACGTGCTCGGTATGCCGGAGCAGGCCGCCTACGCCACCGAGGGCGACGACCGGGTCGCGATCCTGCGCGCCGGCGTCGCGACGATCGAGCTTGCGACCCATCAGCACGCGCAAGCGATCGACGAGGTCGAGGGCATGCCACCGGGCACCACACCCACCCTCCGGATCGCACTCGAAGTGGACGACACGCCGGCAACCGTGGAGACCGTGCGACAGGCCGGCACCGAGGTCCTGGCGCCACCCGTCGAGACGCCATTCCGGAGTGTGAACGCCCGCGTGCAAGGCCCGGCCGGGTGGCAGGTGACGTTCTTCCAAGAGCTCGAAACCCTCGAGCAACGTTCGCAACAGCCAGGATTCACCACCGACGACACTCGCGAGCGCTGA
- the pseI gene encoding pseudaminic acid synthase, protein MRHLTIDSHRIGDGEQPFVIAEVSGNHGGSLDRALDIVRAAAESGAHAVKLQTYRPETMTIESDAPGFRLSDGHELWGGRTLWDLYTQAHTPSEWHAPIFELARSLGLVAFSSPFDATAVDLLESLDVPAYKIASSEIIDLPLIERVAKTGKPLILSTGMASVAEIAAAVDTARAAGCTELALLSCTANYPADPADSNLRGLRLLADTFDVVVGLSDHTLGVGAALASVALGGSIVEKHLTLSRDDGGVDSAFSLLPGELALLVRESAVAARALGDERIGAVASEREGLRFRRSLYVVADVRAGDRVTPETVRAIRPAGGLAPELFGVVEGRTFTRDVPRGTALDWALV, encoded by the coding sequence ATGCGACACCTCACCATCGACAGCCACCGGATCGGCGACGGCGAGCAGCCGTTCGTGATCGCGGAGGTGTCCGGCAATCACGGCGGCTCGCTCGACCGGGCGCTGGACATCGTGCGTGCCGCCGCGGAGAGCGGCGCCCATGCGGTGAAGCTGCAGACCTATCGCCCGGAGACGATGACGATCGAGTCGGACGCGCCCGGCTTCCGGTTGTCCGACGGCCACGAGTTGTGGGGCGGCCGGACGCTGTGGGACCTCTACACGCAGGCGCACACGCCGTCGGAGTGGCATGCGCCGATCTTCGAGCTGGCGCGGTCACTCGGATTGGTCGCGTTCTCCTCGCCGTTCGACGCGACGGCGGTCGACCTGCTGGAGTCGCTCGACGTGCCGGCATACAAGATCGCGTCGTCGGAGATCATCGACCTGCCGTTGATCGAGCGGGTGGCAAAGACCGGCAAACCGCTGATCCTGTCGACCGGCATGGCGTCGGTCGCGGAGATCGCGGCGGCCGTCGACACCGCCCGTGCCGCAGGCTGCACCGAGCTGGCGTTGCTGTCCTGCACCGCCAATTACCCTGCCGATCCGGCGGATTCGAATCTGCGCGGCTTGCGGTTGCTCGCCGACACCTTCGATGTCGTGGTGGGGCTGTCCGACCACACGCTCGGGGTCGGCGCCGCTCTCGCGTCGGTGGCGCTCGGCGGCAGCATCGTCGAGAAGCACCTGACGTTGTCCCGGGACGACGGCGGTGTCGACTCGGCGTTCTCTCTCCTGCCGGGCGAACTCGCCCTACTGGTGCGGGAGTCCGCGGTTGCCGCTCGCGCGCTCGGCGACGAGCGCATCGGCGCGGTGGCGAGTGAGCGCGAGGGCCTGCGTTTCCGCAGGTCGCTCTACGTGGTCGCGGACGTGCGCGCCGGGGACCGGGTGACCCCGGAGACGGTGCGGGCGATCCGGCCGGCGGGCGGGCTGGCGCCGGAGCTCTTCGGTGTTGTCGAGGGTCGCACCTTCACCCGGGACGTGCCGCGCGGGACCGCTCTCGACTGGGCGCTGGTATGA
- a CDS encoding LysR family transcriptional regulator, translated as MTGLDPRLLPSFVVVARVGNVTRAAAELNLTQPALSAQLQRLEAQLGVTLLHRTRSGVELTAAGEALLRRAEEVVALTELATAESRAAAGLDRLRVDVHDEALAVPREILTRLGRMRIPMEVSAIGTSEQDRLLLSGELDLALGGRRRTPLPTPLPTALVETHLVDEPLGVAFARDHPAASAEAVDLAALRDEAFYLPRRSFSPDWNDLVETLCHDAGFSPRIADIATESTRLPMSLVAAGRCVAVSLLSTPVPSTVALVPLQGVADFEWTVRHRRDARHTVYDAVAAMGG; from the coding sequence GTGACCGGTCTCGACCCGCGACTGCTGCCGTCGTTCGTCGTGGTGGCGCGGGTCGGCAACGTCACCCGCGCAGCCGCGGAGCTCAACCTCACGCAGCCGGCGCTGTCGGCGCAGTTGCAGCGGCTCGAGGCCCAGCTCGGTGTCACCCTGCTGCACCGCACCCGCAGCGGCGTCGAGCTCACCGCGGCCGGTGAGGCGCTGCTGCGGCGCGCCGAGGAAGTCGTCGCGCTGACCGAGCTGGCGACCGCCGAGTCGCGGGCGGCGGCGGGACTGGATCGGCTGCGCGTGGACGTGCACGACGAGGCGCTTGCCGTCCCGCGGGAGATCCTCACTCGCCTGGGCAGGATGCGCATCCCGATGGAGGTCAGCGCGATCGGCACGTCCGAGCAGGACCGACTGCTCCTGTCGGGCGAGCTCGACCTGGCGCTCGGCGGCCGTCGTCGGACGCCACTCCCGACGCCACTTCCGACGGCGCTGGTCGAGACGCACCTGGTCGACGAACCGTTGGGTGTCGCCTTCGCGCGGGATCACCCCGCCGCGAGTGCGGAAGCGGTCGACCTGGCAGCGCTGCGCGACGAAGCCTTCTACCTGCCGCGCCGCAGCTTCTCTCCGGACTGGAACGACCTGGTCGAAACCCTGTGCCACGACGCAGGATTCAGCCCGCGCATCGCGGATATCGCGACGGAGTCGACACGGTTGCCGATGTCACTGGTGGCCGCCGGTCGATGCGTCGCGGTCAGTCTGCTGTCGACCCCGGTGCCGTCGACGGTGGCACTGGTGCCGCTGCAGGGTGTCGCCGACTTCGAGTGGACCGTGCGCCATCGCCGCGACGCGCGGCATACGGTCTATGACGCGGTCGCGGCGATGGGCGGGTGA
- a CDS encoding methionine ABC transporter permease: MTADWSTLWPTFQTAIWQTLVMAVVTIALGGLLGLLLGVALFTTRAGGLLENRAVNTVLNVLVNIVRPIPFIIFVTAIAPLTLRAMGTTIGTTAATFPLVIAATFGVSRIVEQSLVSVDPGIIEAAEAMGASPWRIVRSVLVPEALGPLILGYTFVFVAVVDMTAIAGAVGGGGLGDFAITYGYHRFDWAVTWVAVAAIIVLVQLAQFSGNALARKALRR, encoded by the coding sequence ATGACCGCCGACTGGTCCACCCTGTGGCCGACCTTCCAGACCGCGATCTGGCAGACGCTCGTCATGGCGGTCGTGACCATCGCGCTCGGCGGCCTGCTCGGGCTGCTGCTCGGGGTCGCGCTGTTCACCACCCGGGCCGGCGGCCTGCTGGAGAACCGCGCGGTCAACACCGTGCTCAACGTGCTGGTCAACATCGTCCGGCCGATCCCGTTCATCATCTTCGTGACGGCGATCGCACCGCTGACGTTGCGCGCGATGGGCACCACGATCGGCACCACCGCTGCAACCTTCCCACTGGTCATCGCGGCAACCTTCGGCGTCTCCCGCATCGTCGAACAGTCTTTGGTTTCAGTCGATCCCGGTATCATCGAGGCAGCCGAGGCCATGGGCGCCTCCCCCTGGCGAATCGTCCGGTCGGTGCTGGTGCCCGAGGCACTCGGTCCGCTGATCCTCGGCTACACGTTCGTCTTCGTCGCCGTGGTCGACATGACCGCGATCGCCGGCGCCGTCGGCGGCGGCGGGCTCGGCGACTTCGCGATCACCTACGGCTACCACCGCTTCGACTGGGCCGTCACCTGGGTCGCCGTCGCCGCGATCATCGTGCTGGTGCAGCTGGCGCAGTTCAGCGGAAATGCGTTGGCCCGCAAGGCATTGCGCCGCTGA
- a CDS encoding methionine ABC transporter ATP-binding protein, which produces MSASTLTAPSTEGASSDQLIARIDKVSKVFGRGDSAHTALEDVTLDIPRGEIFAVIGYSGAGKSTLVRLLNGLERATSGTVTVDGTDITALSGKPLREVRRRIGMVFQQFNLMRSRTVVGNVSYPLELAGLDRAEREDRVAQLLSFVGLLDKAWSYPEELSGGQKQRVGIARALATQPDLLLADESTSALDPETTRDVLGLLRRVNEELGISIVVITHELEVVRSIADRVAVLDAGRVVETGTVRDVLGAPQTPTTQRFLAAATGTSTNETLRQHLPQDLQGTLVSVVVGDERRLGRTLSAAAREHGVDFEILRGGVTELKAETLGSFTLALTGAPEAVEATIGSLRGIGTAEVIS; this is translated from the coding sequence ATGAGCGCCTCGACCCTGACCGCACCCTCCACCGAAGGCGCATCCTCGGATCAGCTGATCGCCCGGATCGACAAGGTTTCCAAGGTTTTCGGTCGCGGCGACTCCGCGCACACCGCCCTGGAGGACGTGACTCTCGACATCCCGCGCGGGGAGATCTTCGCGGTGATCGGCTACTCCGGCGCCGGCAAGAGCACCCTCGTGCGCCTGCTCAACGGGCTGGAGCGCGCCACCTCGGGCACGGTGACCGTCGACGGCACCGACATCACCGCCCTCTCGGGCAAACCGCTGCGCGAGGTGCGCCGACGGATCGGGATGGTCTTCCAGCAGTTCAACCTGATGCGGTCGCGCACGGTCGTGGGCAACGTCTCCTATCCGCTCGAACTCGCCGGCCTGGACCGCGCGGAGCGGGAGGACCGGGTGGCCCAATTGCTGTCCTTCGTAGGGCTTCTGGACAAGGCGTGGTCCTATCCCGAGGAGCTTTCCGGCGGGCAGAAGCAGCGGGTCGGCATCGCCAGGGCGCTCGCCACCCAGCCCGATCTCCTGCTGGCCGACGAGTCCACATCCGCTCTCGACCCGGAGACGACCCGCGACGTGTTGGGATTGTTGCGCCGGGTCAACGAGGAGCTCGGGATCTCGATCGTGGTCATCACCCACGAGCTCGAGGTCGTCCGCTCCATCGCCGACCGGGTCGCCGTGCTCGACGCGGGGCGGGTCGTCGAGACCGGGACGGTGCGCGACGTGCTGGGAGCGCCGCAGACACCCACGACCCAGCGCTTCCTCGCCGCCGCAACCGGGACGAGCACGAACGAGACTCTGCGACAACACCTTCCGCAGGATCTGCAGGGCACGCTCGTGTCGGTCGTCGTCGGTGACGAGCGGCGACTCGGCCGCACCCTGAGTGCGGCCGCGCGCGAGCACGGGGTCGACTTCGAGATCCTGCGTGGCGGGGTGACCGAGCTGAAGGCCGAGACGCTCGGCAGCTTCACGCTGGCGCTCACCGGCGCACCGGAGGCCGTCGAGGCGACCATCGGGTCGCTGCGTGGCATCGGCACGGCGGAGGTGATCTCCTGA
- a CDS encoding MetQ/NlpA family ABC transporter substrate-binding protein: MFETPGSVGQDDPNRPQLPPRPRSGTSRRTVAGLAVLGLVVGGVGGFAAGRGTAPSGSGESLRTVTIGVTDADQDYWTTFKQLARDNGIRIKTVNFQDYTQANPALAQGQLDLNLFQHLVFLANYNVSSHQSLTPIGSTYVVPLSLYSSKYQKLQQIPAGGKVAIPNDPTNQARALLVLQSAGLLKLKNGGNVLSTPADIDKSASKVSVTPVDAAQTVTSLSSVDGAVVNNNFALDGKLDPSKALFSDDPKSAQSEPYINVIVARAQDKDNPTYAEVVKLYQDPRVQKQVIAESKGTSVSVVKPAADLQKILAGLQKTVEASS; encoded by the coding sequence ATGTTCGAAACACCAGGGAGCGTCGGTCAGGACGACCCGAACCGTCCGCAACTGCCCCCGCGCCCACGCAGCGGGACGAGCCGGCGCACCGTCGCCGGCCTCGCGGTGCTCGGGCTCGTCGTCGGCGGCGTGGGCGGCTTCGCCGCCGGCCGCGGCACGGCGCCGAGCGGCTCGGGTGAGTCGCTGCGCACCGTGACGATCGGTGTCACCGATGCCGACCAGGACTACTGGACGACGTTCAAGCAGCTCGCCCGCGACAACGGCATCCGCATCAAGACGGTCAACTTCCAGGACTACACGCAGGCCAACCCTGCGCTGGCGCAAGGTCAACTCGACCTCAACCTCTTCCAGCACCTGGTCTTCCTGGCCAACTACAACGTGTCGTCACACCAGTCGCTGACACCGATCGGTTCAACGTATGTCGTGCCGCTCAGCCTCTACTCCTCGAAATACCAGAAGCTGCAGCAGATTCCGGCCGGCGGCAAGGTCGCGATCCCGAACGATCCGACCAACCAGGCGCGGGCGCTGCTGGTGCTGCAGTCGGCCGGCCTGCTGAAACTCAAGAACGGCGGCAACGTGCTGTCGACCCCGGCCGACATCGACAAGAGCGCCTCAAAGGTGTCGGTCACACCGGTCGACGCCGCGCAGACGGTGACCTCGCTGTCGTCGGTCGACGGGGCGGTCGTCAACAACAACTTCGCCCTCGACGGCAAGCTCGACCCGAGCAAGGCACTCTTCTCCGACGACCCCAAGTCGGCGCAGTCCGAGCCCTACATCAACGTGATCGTCGCCCGCGCGCAGGACAAGGACAACCCGACCTACGCCGAAGTGGTCAAGCTCTATCAGGACCCGCGCGTGCAGAAGCAGGTGATCGCCGAAAGCAAGGGCACCAGCGTGTCGGTGGTGAAGCCCGCGGCCGACCTGCAGAAGATCCTGGCCGGGCTGCAGAAGACCGTCGAGGCATCGTCATGA
- a CDS encoding DMT family transporter: MSRTGRAGVGGALAMSFVGGSVAVSAGLSRAPFLTVQALRYAVAAALLVALCALTGRRIQRPRGVEWLWLAGVTGCGLILFNVALIVGGEHAEPAVLGVAVACVPVVLAAVGPLLEGSSPTARAVLAAAVVTLGAALVEGFGRSDAVGLVWAVVVFACEAGFTLLAMPLFARHSPFGVSVHTTWLAAAGFALPGVWREGPRAVLRLDATALAATAFLAVFVTAGAFVLWYGCVASLGAARAGLLTGIAPVAAAMTGVSLGHPFPGIGVWAGVAVVATGLALGLRSRHATPATRHSGEATEPTPV; this comes from the coding sequence ATGAGCCGAACAGGTCGAGCCGGAGTCGGTGGCGCGCTGGCGATGTCGTTCGTCGGGGGCAGCGTCGCGGTCAGCGCCGGGCTGTCGCGGGCGCCCTTCCTCACCGTCCAGGCGTTGCGGTATGCCGTGGCCGCCGCCCTGCTGGTGGCACTCTGCGCACTCACCGGCCGACGGATCCAGCGGCCGCGCGGTGTCGAGTGGCTGTGGCTGGCCGGGGTCACCGGCTGCGGACTGATCCTCTTCAACGTCGCGCTGATCGTCGGCGGCGAGCACGCCGAGCCGGCCGTGCTCGGGGTCGCGGTTGCGTGTGTGCCGGTGGTGCTCGCGGCGGTCGGTCCACTGCTCGAAGGATCGTCGCCGACCGCCCGGGCAGTGCTCGCGGCGGCCGTCGTCACGCTGGGCGCAGCGCTCGTCGAGGGCTTCGGTCGCAGCGACGCGGTCGGACTGGTCTGGGCGGTCGTCGTGTTCGCCTGCGAAGCGGGCTTCACCCTGTTGGCAATGCCGCTCTTCGCACGGCACTCGCCGTTCGGGGTCTCCGTGCACACGACCTGGCTGGCTGCGGCCGGCTTCGCACTTCCCGGCGTATGGCGCGAGGGGCCGCGCGCCGTCCTGCGGCTCGACGCGACTGCACTCGCGGCGACCGCCTTCCTCGCGGTGTTCGTGACGGCCGGGGCGTTCGTGCTCTGGTACGGCTGCGTCGCGAGCCTCGGCGCCGCTCGCGCCGGGCTGCTCACCGGGATCGCACCGGTGGCCGCGGCGATGACGGGCGTTTCACTCGGGCACCCCTTCCCCGGCATCGGCGTCTGGGCCGGAGTCGCAGTGGTGGCAACGGGATTGGCCCTCGGCTTGCGGTCACGTCACGCCACGCCGGCGACCCGTCACAGTGGCGAGGCGACCGAACCAACGCCGGTGTGA
- a CDS encoding PLP-dependent aminotransferase family protein, which translates to MTGADFLQLDPSRAPARGVTEWLTGQLRGAIADGRLSPGARLPATRELAADLRIARGAVVEAYQRLREEGLVDGRTRAGTTVRSAPARPQRAGRRSAAVTTPTSPHPGAAPSGIRLDLYPGLPDLTDFPRAAWLRHERAVLTETPAAELGYGDPRGHPVLRAELAAWLSRTRGLRVGADGIIVVTGVAQSLALLGQQLVRDGKNIVAVEDPGSAGAVQQLEHWGVHARPVPVDADGLVVERLASTRARSVFVTPAHQFPTGVVLSAARRRDLVEWAGRGRLIIEDDYDADQRYDRAPVAAIQPAAPDLVAHTGSTSKSLAPGLRLGWLVPPPRLYDDLVVARRASDLGGPALAQLVLARFIASGDYDRHLRRQRARQRHRRDVLLEALAAALPDAAIGGVAAGLHVQVTFPHLAGRLDDRDLAADLARRGVRVQPLRMHRHTPGEPGLVLGYGAESPDGLAEAVGIIARVVAGAGGSRGRSLCTPVSIGGHLPQEPAPDR; encoded by the coding sequence ATGACCGGTGCCGACTTCCTGCAGCTCGATCCGTCGCGGGCGCCGGCGCGCGGGGTCACCGAATGGCTGACCGGTCAACTGCGCGGCGCGATCGCCGACGGGCGGCTGTCGCCCGGAGCCCGGTTGCCCGCCACCCGCGAACTCGCGGCGGACCTGCGGATCGCGCGCGGCGCCGTCGTCGAGGCCTACCAGCGTCTCCGCGAGGAAGGGCTGGTCGACGGGCGCACCCGGGCCGGGACGACGGTGCGCTCGGCGCCGGCCCGGCCGCAGCGCGCGGGCCGGCGCAGCGCGGCCGTGACCACGCCGACATCGCCGCATCCTGGGGCGGCGCCGAGCGGCATACGGCTCGACCTCTATCCGGGGTTGCCCGATCTCACCGACTTCCCACGCGCCGCGTGGTTGCGACACGAGCGAGCAGTGCTGACCGAGACACCTGCTGCCGAGCTCGGGTATGGCGACCCGCGCGGTCACCCGGTGCTGCGCGCCGAGCTCGCCGCGTGGCTCTCGCGCACGCGCGGACTACGCGTCGGTGCGGACGGGATCATCGTGGTCACCGGCGTGGCGCAGTCACTCGCACTGCTGGGTCAGCAGCTCGTCAGAGACGGGAAAAACATTGTTGCAGTGGAGGATCCGGGATCAGCGGGCGCCGTCCAGCAGCTGGAGCACTGGGGCGTGCACGCCCGCCCGGTCCCGGTCGACGCGGACGGCCTGGTCGTGGAGCGCCTGGCGTCGACACGCGCCCGGAGTGTGTTCGTGACACCGGCGCACCAGTTCCCGACCGGTGTCGTGCTGAGTGCCGCACGGCGCCGCGACCTGGTGGAGTGGGCCGGTCGCGGCCGGCTGATCATCGAGGACGATTACGACGCCGATCAGCGGTACGACCGAGCTCCGGTCGCCGCGATCCAGCCCGCCGCCCCCGATCTGGTCGCGCACACCGGGAGCACGTCCAAGTCGCTCGCCCCCGGGCTGCGGCTCGGGTGGCTGGTCCCGCCGCCACGGTTGTATGACGACCTGGTCGTCGCCAGACGGGCGAGCGACCTGGGCGGCCCGGCGCTTGCCCAACTGGTGCTGGCCCGCTTCATCGCGTCCGGCGACTACGACCGCCACCTGCGCCGGCAGCGTGCCCGGCAACGACACCGTCGCGACGTCCTGCTCGAGGCACTTGCCGCCGCACTGCCCGACGCCGCGATCGGCGGTGTCGCGGCCGGACTGCACGTGCAGGTCACCTTCCCGCACCTCGCGGGCCGGCTCGACGACCGGGACCTCGCGGCCGACCTCGCCCGGCGCGGCGTGCGGGTGCAGCCGCTGCGCATGCACCGTCATACGCCGGGGGAGCCGGGACTGGTGCTCGGTTACGGCGCGGAATCCCCGGACGGCCTCGCCGAAGCCGTCGGGATCATCGCCCGCGTGGTCGCCGGCGCGGGCGGCTCCCGCGGCAGATCGTTATGTACACCTGTGTCGATTGGCGGTCACCTACCGCAAGAACCGGCCCCTGATCGTTAG
- a CDS encoding NADH-quinone oxidoreductase subunit A: MTGYLVLAGVGLAGALLFVAAMLARRLLAPRAPSLAKLTTYESGVDPVTGGWAQSHVRYVTYAFLYVVFAVDAVYLFPWALVLRDHRLGVVSLVEMGIFIAVLLVGLLHAARRGLLNWGDSPEVTK; this comes from the coding sequence ATGACGGGCTACTTGGTGCTGGCGGGCGTAGGCCTGGCCGGCGCCCTGCTGTTCGTTGCCGCGATGCTCGCGCGGCGGCTGCTGGCGCCGCGCGCGCCCAGCCTGGCGAAGCTCACGACGTACGAATCCGGCGTCGACCCCGTCACCGGCGGCTGGGCGCAGAGTCACGTCCGCTACGTCACCTATGCCTTCCTCTACGTCGTCTTCGCGGTCGACGCGGTCTACCTCTTCCCGTGGGCGCTGGTGCTGCGCGACCACCGGCTCGGCGTGGTGAGTCTCGTCGAGATGGGCATCTTCATCGCCGTGCTGCTCGTCGGGCTGCTCCACGCGGCCCGCCGCGGCCTGCTCAACTGGGGCGACTCGCCGGAGGTGACCAAATGA